The following proteins come from a genomic window of Flavobacteriaceae bacterium MAR_2010_188:
- a CDS encoding 8-amino-3,8-dideoxy-alpha-D-manno-octulosonate transaminase: MPGFELFGEQERKEVNDVLDSGVLMRYGFDGMRKGHWKAKELEQEIQKQFKVKHAQLLSSGTAAVSTALAIAGVGAGDEVIMPTFTFVATFEAILMLGAIPVPVEIDDTLTLDPIAVELAITDKTKAIMPVHMCGSMADLDALKSICKTHNLLLIEDACQAIGGTYKNELLGSIGDVGCFSFDFVKTITCGEGGAVITNNSDFAIAADQFTDHGHDHIGSDRGAETHPVMGYNFRISELNAAVGLAQIRRLPEFLDLQKRNYSILREKLSEIKEVEFRRVPNGGVESYAFLNFFLPDYEIVKKVSTQFKENGIDACFHYYDNNWHYINKWQHLKDAKSLFPLSENLKEALNSINHRNFPKSDDYMQRNISCLIKLGWSEKETNQRAIKMVRIISSQF, encoded by the coding sequence ATGCCCGGATTCGAACTATTTGGAGAACAAGAGAGAAAAGAAGTCAACGACGTATTAGACAGTGGTGTCCTGATGCGTTATGGTTTTGATGGAATGAGGAAAGGCCATTGGAAGGCCAAAGAACTCGAACAGGAAATCCAAAAACAGTTTAAGGTGAAGCATGCCCAGCTGCTATCCAGCGGAACGGCAGCCGTGAGCACAGCATTGGCGATTGCAGGCGTTGGAGCAGGTGATGAAGTCATTATGCCGACCTTTACTTTCGTAGCGACATTTGAAGCTATTTTGATGCTGGGTGCCATTCCGGTTCCGGTAGAAATCGACGATACTTTAACATTAGACCCAATTGCGGTAGAACTTGCAATTACCGATAAAACGAAAGCCATTATGCCAGTTCATATGTGCGGGAGCATGGCCGATTTAGATGCGCTAAAATCAATCTGTAAAACTCATAATCTTCTTTTGATCGAAGATGCTTGCCAGGCTATCGGCGGTACTTATAAAAATGAACTTTTGGGGAGTATTGGAGATGTCGGTTGTTTTTCCTTTGATTTCGTTAAAACGATTACCTGTGGTGAAGGCGGCGCGGTTATCACAAATAATTCGGACTTTGCCATTGCAGCGGATCAGTTTACCGATCACGGACATGACCATATTGGGAGCGACCGTGGAGCAGAAACCCATCCGGTGATGGGATATAATTTTAGGATTTCAGAATTGAACGCGGCGGTTGGTCTGGCTCAGATAAGAAGGTTGCCAGAGTTTTTAGATCTTCAAAAGCGGAATTATTCAATTTTACGTGAAAAGCTTTCTGAAATCAAAGAAGTAGAATTTAGACGCGTACCAAATGGAGGCGTTGAAAGTTATGCCTTCTTGAATTTCTTTCTTCCAGATTATGAAATTGTCAAAAAAGTTTCAACCCAATTCAAAGAAAATGGTATCGATGCCTGTTTTCATTATTACGATAACAATTGGCACTACATCAACAAATGGCAGCATTTAAAGGATGCCAAATCCTTGTTTCCGTTATCCGAAAATCTTAAAGAAGCTTTAAACTCAATCAATCATAGAAACTTTCCGAAATCGGATGATTATATGCAACGAAATATTTCTTGCTTGATTAAACTAGGATGGTCAGAAAAAGAAACAAACCAAAGAGCTATTAAGATGGTTAGGATAATAAGTTCCCAATTTTAA
- a CDS encoding Signal transduction histidine kinase, with translation MLRTFIIALLCSSFYFLGYSQKPIDRDGSYLVDSLLTLKYHKNFELYSYDESKLAEAYLDSLKILAKKNVYPPSKYYYYFDLGMINFLKVNLNTSENYFQKSLEIAKKLDVPINVIQSKIWLANHKYFQNDSIVAKSLYDEILIESKRLNYEEGVANAYYGLAGVSENSLKSLRLLLKVDSIYTNANKIHPILANSHVAIGSLYLNRFNNIPMAKKYFESALRIADSSKYESGIDFLMVQLTKINRLENDSLDSYKLIDSLLERSIRNKDTIKMARYLSNLAHLKFESQNFDTAKQFGLKSRNYFRMMEDSIGITGINLLLSELYISTNDTMAARNLLDSLEIHYMTLEETSFIKKKLSLEIALQKLNGNYRSALRLHEQLDSLINAENIKNSNSSFFELERKYQVNKKEQEIALLTSQTQLAEEKRVNQRNLFLTVIILLFLTGSFFYFLFQNKQRINLKLKELDQAKTDFFANISHEFRTPLTLISGPIQKNLKKDNLEKEQRQELEMMDRNANKLLSLVNQLMAISKIESGKLKLQIIEDDLLFYVKSVFNSYLFAADEKQIQFTWDIQGSKDRTFFDKDIIDKILVNLISNAIKYTPQNGKILAKAKIEEGEFQLEIKNTGKGLTAAERENIFMRFYQVNNQIEGVGIGLALVKELVELHKGNIKVESIPNEWIIFKVMIKVAKDYFKSDEFIAPLETTFNLPSFANEYPENNSESIEPDNDKEILLIVEDNADVLSYIRNIFQNNYFILEAENGVKGIDLAIQHIPDIIISDIMMPIKNGIELCETLKADERTSHIPLILLTAKAGIKNEIEGIKTGADDYITKPFNEDLLVLKVEKLLEGRKKLRERYSQELILKPQDIAINSVEVQFLKRVQKVMDMQLEKSDFTTVRFAEELGISRMQLHRKLKALTGLSATEFMKSQRLKLATTLLSQGDANISEISYMVGFNDPSYFTKCFKATYGCSPKEYQSR, from the coding sequence ATGCTAAGGACTTTTATTATTGCGCTATTATGTAGTAGCTTTTATTTTCTTGGCTACTCACAAAAACCCATTGACCGCGATGGTAGCTATCTGGTAGATTCTCTTCTTACCCTTAAATATCATAAAAATTTTGAACTTTATTCTTATGATGAAAGTAAACTAGCTGAGGCTTATTTGGATAGTTTAAAAATCTTAGCAAAAAAAAATGTCTATCCTCCTTCAAAATACTACTATTACTTTGACCTTGGAATGATAAATTTTTTAAAGGTCAATCTCAACACTTCTGAAAATTACTTTCAAAAATCCCTAGAAATCGCTAAAAAATTAGATGTCCCAATCAATGTGATCCAAAGCAAAATATGGCTTGCAAATCACAAATATTTTCAAAATGATTCAATTGTTGCCAAGTCTTTGTATGATGAAATATTGATTGAATCCAAAAGGCTGAATTACGAAGAGGGTGTAGCCAATGCTTATTATGGGCTGGCGGGAGTATCGGAAAATAGCCTTAAATCCCTCCGCTTATTGTTGAAGGTCGATTCTATTTACACAAACGCAAATAAAATTCACCCCATATTGGCCAACTCTCACGTGGCTATTGGCAGCTTATATCTAAACAGATTTAACAATATTCCGATGGCTAAGAAATATTTTGAGAGTGCCTTACGGATAGCCGATAGTTCAAAATACGAATCGGGAATTGATTTTTTAATGGTTCAGCTAACCAAAATAAATCGGTTAGAGAACGATTCACTTGATTCTTATAAACTTATAGATAGTCTTTTGGAACGAAGTATTAGAAATAAGGATACCATTAAAATGGCACGCTATCTGAGTAATTTGGCCCACTTGAAATTCGAATCCCAAAATTTTGATACTGCTAAACAATTTGGATTAAAATCTCGAAACTATTTTAGGATGATGGAAGATAGTATCGGGATTACGGGCATTAATCTCTTACTATCAGAATTATACATTAGTACCAATGATACCATGGCTGCAAGGAATTTGTTGGACAGTTTGGAAATTCATTATATGACCTTGGAGGAAACAAGTTTTATAAAGAAAAAATTAAGTTTAGAAATAGCACTTCAAAAATTGAACGGTAACTATCGGTCTGCCTTAAGATTACATGAACAATTAGATAGTCTAATAAATGCTGAAAATATAAAAAATTCCAATTCGTCATTCTTTGAACTTGAAAGGAAATACCAAGTAAATAAAAAGGAACAAGAAATAGCGCTGCTAACATCCCAAACTCAACTCGCTGAAGAAAAACGGGTCAATCAGCGGAACCTATTTTTAACCGTAATTATCTTATTATTTCTCACAGGAAGCTTCTTCTATTTTTTGTTTCAGAATAAGCAACGTATAAATCTAAAGTTAAAAGAGCTAGATCAAGCAAAAACGGATTTTTTTGCTAATATATCTCATGAGTTCCGTACCCCGTTGACCTTGATTTCTGGACCTATTCAAAAGAATTTGAAGAAGGATAATCTCGAAAAAGAACAGCGTCAAGAATTAGAAATGATGGATCGTAATGCCAATAAGCTTTTGTCCTTGGTAAACCAGTTGATGGCTATTTCTAAAATTGAATCGGGAAAACTTAAACTCCAGATTATTGAAGATGATTTGTTATTCTATGTAAAGAGCGTGTTTAACAGTTATTTATTCGCGGCAGACGAAAAGCAAATACAATTTACTTGGGATATCCAAGGATCTAAGGATAGAACATTCTTCGACAAGGACATAATCGATAAAATATTGGTGAATTTAATCTCTAATGCCATTAAATACACTCCTCAAAATGGTAAGATTTTGGCAAAGGCTAAGATTGAAGAAGGTGAATTTCAATTAGAGATTAAAAACACCGGGAAGGGATTGACAGCCGCTGAAAGAGAAAACATTTTTATGCGTTTTTATCAGGTCAATAATCAAATTGAAGGTGTGGGTATTGGGTTGGCACTGGTAAAGGAATTGGTTGAGTTGCATAAAGGAAATATTAAGGTAGAAAGTATTCCAAATGAATGGATAATCTTCAAGGTAATGATAAAAGTCGCTAAGGATTATTTTAAGAGTGATGAATTTATTGCTCCACTTGAAACTACTTTTAACTTGCCATCATTTGCCAATGAATATCCCGAAAATAACTCCGAGTCTATTGAACCAGATAATGATAAGGAAATATTATTGATTGTTGAAGACAATGCCGATGTGCTATCATATATTAGAAATATATTCCAGAATAATTATTTCATATTAGAGGCAGAAAATGGAGTAAAAGGTATTGATTTGGCAATACAGCATATACCAGACATTATTATAAGCGATATTATGATGCCCATAAAAAATGGGATAGAACTATGTGAAACCTTAAAGGCCGATGAACGTACAAGCCATATACCGTTAATATTGTTAACTGCGAAAGCAGGAATTAAAAATGAAATTGAAGGCATTAAAACTGGCGCTGACGATTATATAACGAAACCATTTAACGAAGATCTACTGGTTTTAAAGGTTGAAAAACTTTTGGAAGGTCGCAAAAAATTGCGGGAACGTTATAGTCAAGAATTAATTCTTAAACCACAGGATATCGCGATTAATTCAGTAGAAGTACAATTTTTAAAGCGTGTTCAAAAAGTGATGGACATGCAACTAGAAAAAAGTGATTTTACTACCGTGCGCTTTGCAGAAGAGTTGGGCATAAGCCGGATGCAATTGCATCGAAAATTAAAGGCTTTGACAGGTTTGAGTGCCACCGAATTTATGAAATCCCAGCGGCTCAAACTCGCAACGACCTTATTGAGTCAGGGCGATGCCAATATTTCAGAAATCAGCTATATGGTCGGTTTTAACGATCCTTCTTACTTCACAAAATGTTTTAAGGCAACCTATGGCTGTTCTCCTAAGGAATATCAATCAAGATGA